A single region of the Maylandia zebra isolate NMK-2024a linkage group LG17, Mzebra_GT3a, whole genome shotgun sequence genome encodes:
- the LOC101469916 gene encoding dual specificity protein phosphatase 22-B, translating into MGNGINKVLPDLYLGNIKDARDGELLAQHNITHILSIHDTAAPVLEGITYLCISAADHSKQNLIQYFRDSIMFIHESRLKGEGCLVHCMAGVSRSVTLVVAYIMTVTGHGWVESLAAVRSVRPCAGPNLGFLRQLEEFENTELTEYRAWWKELYGKSTFSDDEEIEALLNRKSSTSDAITTSITPALATSSK; encoded by the exons ATGGGTAACGGAATAAACAAG GTCCTGCCTGATCTTTATCTTGGAAATATCAAAG ATGCTCGAGACGGGGAGCTGCTGGCTCAGCACAACATCACCCACATCCTGTCCATCCATGATACAGCTGCGCCCGTTCTGGAG GGCATCACATACCTTTGTATATCCGCAGCTGACCATTCCAAGCAAAACCT GATTCAGTACTTCAGAGACAGCATCATGTTCATCCATGAATCCCGACTGAAAGGAGAAGGCTGCCTCGTCCACTG CATGGCAGGAGTGTCCCGCAGCGTGACTCTGGTGGTGGCCTACATCATGACGGTGACGGGTCACGGATGGGTAGAGTCCCTGGCAGCGGTTCGGTCAGTCAGGCCGTGTGCGGGGCCCAACCTGGGCTTCCTGCGGCAGCTGGAggagtttgaaaacacagaACTAACAGAA TATCGAGCTTGGTGGAAGGAGCTGTACGGGAAGAGCACGTTCAGTGATGATGAGGAGATCGAGGCCCTTTTAAACCGGAAATCCAGCACCAGCGATGCCATAACAACCAGCATCACTCCCGCGCTGGCCACGAGCAGCAAATAA
- the bphl gene encoding valacyclovir hydrolase, which translates to MALFLLGRRGFKRAMTAIRPYCSSVASGKKPVNGVDLYYEQTGRGKHAVLLLPGALGSTKTDFGPQLKSLAKERFTVVGWDPRGYGQSRPPDRDFPPDFFERDAKDAVDLMKTLGFGKFSLLGWSDGGITALVAAARNPDLINKMVVWGANAFVSQQDLKLYNEVRDVSKWSARMRQPMEEVYGVQVFAKLWEAWVDGIAQFVHRPEGSICMELLPLISCPTLIIHGEKDPMVPILHPEYLLKHIKGSRLHLMPEGKHNLHLRHADEFNTLVEDFLEE; encoded by the exons ATGGCGCTGTTTTTACTCGGGAGACGTGGCTTTAAGAGAGCCATGACAGCGATCCGGCCGTACTG CTCTTCAGTGGCCTCAGGCAAGAAGCCTGTTAATGGAGTGGATCTGTACTACGAGCAGACAGGCAGAGGAAAACATGCTGTGCTGTTGCTTCCTGGCGCTCTGG GAAGCACAAAGACGGATTTTGGTCCTCAGCTTAAGTCTCTGGCCAAAGAACGCTTCACTGTAGTTGGCTGGGATCCCCGCGGGTATGGACAATCCCGTCCCCCAGACAGAGACTTCCCCCCTGACTTTTTTGAGAGGGATGCGAAGGATGCAGTTGATCTTATGAAG ACACTGGGATTCGGCAAGTTCTCCCTGCTTGGGTGGAGTGACGGGGGAATCACGGCTCTGGTTGCAGCCGCAAGGAACCCCGATCTGATCAACAAGATGGTCGTGTGGGGAGCCAATGCTTTTGTTTCCCAGCAGGACCTCAAGCTTTACAATG AGGTGCGTGATGTCTCCAAATGGAGTGCGAGGATGAGGCAACCCATGGAGGAGGTGTATGGGGTGCAAGTCTTTGCTAAACTGTGGGAGGCCTGGGTGGATGGAATCGCACAGTTTGTCCACAGACCAGAAG GAAGCATCTGCATGGAACTTCTGCCCCTGATCAGCTGTCCAACCCTCATCATCCATGGAGAGAAAGACCCCATGGTGCCAATTCTCCACCCTGAGTACCTCCTCAAACACATCAAAGGTTCACG ATTGCATTTAATGCCAGAGGGGAAACACAACCTCCACCTGAGGCATGCTGATGAATTCAACACACTGGTGGAAGACTTCCTAGAAGAGTGA
- the LOC101470206 gene encoding interferon regulatory factor 4, giving the protein MNPDVDYGGSGSSGNGKLRQWLIEQVDCGKYPGLVWENDEKTIFRIPWKHAGKQDYNRDEDAALFKAWALFKGKFREGIDKPDPPTWKTRLRCALNKSNDFEELVDRSQLDISDPYKVYRIIPEGAKKRPRQEDSPLSPGSFQMHPSYPSVPTQMPQYMASPECGWRDYCQEQASLPELPFTQCPCPPRTLPWQGSSMENGYQLRASIYSYGPAESQPSPFTLDASIRSAEALSDFRLHVSVYFRDSLVREVTTSSPDGCHITPCNPDKHYLTPGGHELVPLPVDSLSSQRRPDECPPSPPASLERGVLLWMRADGLYARRLCQSRVYWQGGPSPYGDKPNKLERDVTCKLLHTQDYLTEIQSYGLRPPSRFQVLLCFGDECLDPQRQRRTLTVQVEPLFTRQLLYYAQQPGSHYYRSYEHPGVTEHINASEDYQRAITHHHSSSLQE; this is encoded by the exons ATGAACCCCGACGTGGATTACGGAGGCTCCGGCAGCAGCGGCAACGGCAAGCTGCGCCAGTGGCTCATCGAGCAGGTGGACTGCGGGAAATATCCCGGTCTGGTTTGGGAGAACGACGAGAAGACCATCTTCAGGATACCGTGGAAACACGCCGGGAAACAGGACTACAACCGGGATGAGGATGCCGCGCTTTTTAAG GCCTGGGCGCTGTTCAAAGGCAAGTTTCGGGAGGGCATCGACAAACCCGACCCGCCGACATGGAAGACACGCCTGCGCTGCGCCCTCAACAAGAGCAATGACTTTGAGGAACTGGTGGACAGGAGCCAGCTGGACATCTCGGACCCCTACAAAGTTTACCGCATCATCCCCGAGGGCGCCAAGAAAA GGCCCAGACAGGAGGACAGTCCTCTGAGCCCAGGGAGCTTTCAGATGCATCCCTCCTACCCCTCTGTGCCGACTCAG ATGCCACAGTACATGGCGAGTCCAGAATGCGGCTGGAGAGATTACTGTCAGGAGCAGGCCTCTCTGCCCGAGCTGCCCTTCACTCAGTGTCCTTGTCCGCCCCGCACCCTGCCGTGGCAGGGCTCATCCATGGAAAATG GATACCAGCTAAGAGCCTCAATTTACTCATATGGTCCAGCTGAGAGTCAGCCCTCGCCTTTCACACTGGACGCCAGCATCAGATCAGCAGAGGCACTTTCAG ACTTCCGTCTGCACGTATCCGTATATTTCCGGGACTCTCTGGTGAGAGAGGTGACCACTTCCAGCCCGGATGGCTGCCATATCACTCCATGCAACCCAGATAAGCACTACCTGACGCCTGGAGGTCATGAGTTGGTGCCCCTGCCTGTTGACAGCCTATCATCCCAGAGGAGGCCAGACGAGTGTCCTCCGAGTCCACCAGCCAGCCTCGAGAGGGGAGTGTTGCTGTGGATGCGAGCAGATGGGCTCTATGCCCGGAGGCTGTGCCAGAGCAGGGTGTACTGGCAGGGAGGCCCGTCGCCGTACGGAGACAAACCCAACAAGCTGGAGAGAGACGTCACCTGTAAACTGCTCCACACGCAGGACTACCTCACAG AGATTCAGAGCTACGGGCTAAGGCCGCCGTCCCGCTTCCAGGTCCTCCTGTGTTTCGGAGATGAGTGTCTGGACCCACAGAGACAAAGAAGGACCCTCACTGTGCAG GTAGAGCCTCTGTTCACCAGGCAGCTCCTGTACTATGCCCAGCAGCCGGGCAGCCACTACTACCGCAGCTATGAGCATCCAGGAGTCACAGAGCACATAAATGCCTCCGAGGACTACCAGAGGGCCATCACACATCACCACAGCAGCAGCCTGCAGGAGTGA